agtacttttactccagtggaggtctaaagggaggaacttctactttactggaggaatattttaccttgggggtctcgactttaactcagggaCATGGTttctgtacttcgtccacctctgggcgtcagaatgtaactgctgcaccatttaaggtggaaaaggtGAAtcaggaggattattttattattacctactaaactaattcagctgtggagccttAAAATTGCAGGGATGGTTATTAACACTAACTTTAACTAAAGTCTAATTAAATGTAATCAAACTTGAACTaaaaagttgaattgaattgtgtGTTGCAGCCTCTCGGTGGAGGTCGGGACATCCTGAAGAATCATCCGAACCTCCAAAGCTGGAGATCCAGGGTGCAGGCGGCTCTCGGGGAGCCGTTTATCGAAGCTCACGGCATCCTTTACCGGCTCAGGGACAAAACCGCAGCAAGGCTGTAACCCAAACGTGCTGGAATGTTCCAGGGGTTTAATAAGGCGGGACGATTAAAGCCCAAATGGAGTGTCTAGATGAGCTTAGCTGGGTCTCTCTATGGGAAAAGTTCAGGGTGTCTTTGGAAATCTCCACCATTGCGCTCTGTGGTTAATCCAGTTCCAAATCCAGAGTAAACGAATACATTTTCCCGTCTGCAAACCGCAGGGAAGGGAGGTTCAGTGGTTGCTGTGCTGttcttgatttttttatgtgggctataaaatgaatatctaaCAAATCAGGATAAAAACGATCTCAGCCCTGCCTGATCCAGGAATTACTTAAGATCCGTAATCAAACTGCTTTCTGATACAGGCCTCGGCGTCGTAGAAAAACAgccaatattaataataataaatgacttTAATCTGGGAAATATACTATAATGTGACTGTAATATGGTTGAGCAGTTTCTCTAATAGCTGAAATCATCTGCTACAGCTTCAGTATTGATGGGCTGGTTTTGGGAATATTTTAAATCGCTCGGACTGACTGAGTGCTCCATTGATTCTGTGCCTAATGtgccttaaaatgttttttttttccccaaaaaactGTGACCGTACgtattgtaataataaataatgtcagAATGCTTTTTTGGATGTATCGTGCATTTTGTTAGTACTTGCAGGCATCAAGCAACCATacgtttcattataaagagcaACATTAGTcccatttaactggatttagtgtcAAACTAAATAATCACTACATTTACAGTTGTTGATGGATAcagtcttttttctctgttccagctgatcagatgaAACAGGATAATATGATATCGTGCATCATGAAAAGTTCTTGATAATATTGGCCACATCGCCCAGCTCTGTGAGTAATTATAACTGACGAGTCTCTTTGGGCCGTTAGATCAGATCACAGTGCTCAATTAATTTCAATCACGTGTTTCTGAGACGAAACACACGTAAAAATGTTTATTGGGAAAAATATACAAagatatttacatgtttacaaaAGACCACATCAATGGACGTTATGGTGCAGTGTCCGGACCTGGACGCCTTTTAGGCTCCGCCTCTTCTGCAGGTTCTTCGGCTTTTCGCTTAGaagcctacacacacacacacacacacacacacacacacacacaagtaaaCAGAAATGTCAGATGCGCCCCACTGAGAATCAACATTCAATTTtaaagtcgcttctcattcgccagtcTGTTGTtaaaattttcccgttccaccttcaggcaccatttaaggtggaacggaaaaatctGAATGAGATGCTGACTTGAGCCTCGAGacctttcagtgtttcagtttctcgttgcagattaaacgtatcaggaaaccagctggagtgactataaacactaatcagtccattcgtctccagattatcgatgtccgtcttaaatctctctctttaccgtttcgtagctactagctgggcgagactgtcgtctgtgttgctatggtgaccagccgtctgcgctgatcttcagggttaaagggtgaatcagcagttctacattaactccagcgtttaagaccatttactgttaaactgtgttgaaggaccagcagagctttattttactgtagaggaggattattttattattacctactgatctgattcagctgtggagccacaaggcggcagtaaaagagccgcatgtggCTCCAGAGCTGCATGCTGTCGACCCCCTGGCCTTGGACCCTCCTAATGGGGGTCTGTGATATAAACATCAGTGATGGTGTTCTGTGGAATGCAGTTGAAAATCCTGCACATTAGGTAAATATTCACAGCACTTTGATTAGAATTCAAACGTTTTTATCCCAACATGACTTTAAATACAAAGCGCCGTGAACATTTACCTTTTACGCATAAATAAAAGTTCTCTGTTAAAGAATCTGACGGGTCAGCTGTCTCACCCTGGCTGGCTGTGTGCGCACTGGGCGTTCGGCTGCCCTGGTGGAGGCCTGGGTGGGCTGGGAGGTTCCAGTGGTCTCGGTGGGCTGTCCTGAGTACATCAACCTGTGGGCCGTTTCCCTCATCTTCTCATCCTAAAGCAGATGGGGCAGAATTATTTTACCTGCTGTTAAAATTCTCAGATTATAAACTCACcggttaacacaaacagctaatcagccaatcacacggctgcagctcagtgcatttaggcctgtagagatggtcaagacgacttgctgaagtgcagaccgagcatcagaacggggaagaaaggggatttaaggggctttgaacgtggcgtggttgttggtgccagacgggctggtctgagtatttcagaaactgctgatctactgggattttcacacacaaccacctctagggtttacagagaacggtacgaaaaagaggaaacatccagtgagcggtcagttgtgtggacgaaaatgccttgttgatgtgagaggtcagaggagaacgggcagactggttccagatgatagaaaggcaacaggagctcaaataaccaaccagaatctctgaggaacgtttccaacaccttgttgaaagtctgacatgaagaattaaagcagttctgaaggcaaaagggggtccagccttttactagcaaggtgtacctaataaagtgtccggtgagtgtataagCTCAAAAGTTGTTTCGCTTTAACGctgaatgaggaaaaaaaatgacactttATTAATTTTAACCATTCACTTGGAAATTTGCTGGACCGTTTGTTTGGTGCTGACTCAGGTAGGAACATTCACACCTAACGGAACGgactaaactaaagaaaaagttcGGTAGGTCCAAACCAAACAAGGCAGGTGTGAAAGTGCTCTTACTTTCAGCCACGGATGCTCCAGAGCTTCGGAAATACTGAGCCGCTTCGCAGGATCTACAACCAGCAGCTTCTTCACCAGGTCTTTAGCTggagacacacaaacaaagcagAAAGTATAAGCAGCCTTGCGGGACCCTGACAAGACAGCAGTGACTCGGTCGTCACTTTTAAACCAATATCCGTAAACAACGCTGTGACATCATGATTCATTTAGTGTATTATGAAATTTCAAGTTTCACCACAGTTTGATCAGATGATTACAAAAAGATTCTCCTTAAAGAAACTGCAATTATTAACTATTTAAAGCTGCGCTgggcacatttttaaaaagaaacagcattagtgagTCAGGCTGAAACATGGTGAGTGCTCTGGTGCAACCTTTTACTAGCTTTTtactaggtgtacctaataaagtggctggtgtgtgtgtatatatcttcttcttctttaggggatgccacagtggatcatctgcctccatctcgccctatccactgcctcctctactttcacaccaaccatctccatgtccaccttcactacatccataaaccttctctgaggtctacctcttctccttctacccggcagctccatctccaacattctttgcccaatatatccactattcctcctcaacacatgtccaaaccatctcaacctggcctctctggctttatctccaaactgctccaccttcactgtccctctgatctgctcatttctaatcttgtccatccttgtcactcccaacgaagatctcagcatcttcatctccgccacctccagctcagcctcctgtcttttagacagagccacagtctccaaaccagacatcatagcaggacgcactgctgtcttgtagaccttccctttcactcttgctgctatccatctgtcacacatcagccctgacatccgtctccacccactccatcctgcctgcaccctcttcttcacctcttttctacactgtccattgctctggatggttgacccaagatatttgaagtcatccacctttatgacctctactccttatatatatatatatatatatatatataaaaaacacacacacacacacacacacacacacacacacacacacaccagtgcagttgatcaatgcatttttccAGATGAACATTATGCAGTGTGGACGTTACCATTGCTGGACACAAACTGCCACTGTGATCGAATAAAGCAGTAGTGACCACTCATTATTTGGTCACGGACAGGCATGGCGCTGCTCTCTGGATTAAAAGGGGGATACCCTCccaaactgagagagagagagagagagagagagagagagagacacacagagagacagagggagagagagagagagagagagagagagagagagagagagagagagagagagagagagagagagagagacacacacagagagacagagggagagagagagagagagagagagagagagagagagagagagagagagagagagagagagagatattagaCAAATAACCACGCATGCAGACATCCTAGACCCCAACACTGACCTTTCACACTTCAATATAAAACCGTCACTTTCAATCAACATTAATGGCGACTCCCAGTGAATGTTCAAAGTTTCTACATGATTAAATCAgtaagacgtaaacaaagtcagtcagactGGTTAgaaactttacagtggtggtgacaggaaccaggggtcaccatgactacaacacaaatacagacatcttatttactacccaaaaccagtgggatgctgatgatggaaaacaatgaaaaatctgaaataaccttttctttggggactattttgcctcccaacaccctgcatgtatcccttcaccaagaatgaataaataaaagagagagagggtcaaTCCTGGTTCTGCAGACCCACCATTTTATCAATCCGAGAGGCCACTCAAACAGAAATGGTATCATTTTACTGAGGAAAAGGTTGTCGAAAGGTCTgtccagcagagacagagaCCTACCAGATGAAGAGGAGAACACCCAGACTCCAGCTGTCCACTGCCCGTGTGTACCCGCCTGTGGATGCTGCTGTAAAAACCTCAGGGGCCAAATAAGTGGGAGTTCCGCACAGAGTCTTCATCAGGGACGACTCCTCTAAAATCTTCGACTGGTTAAAATCCGTAATCTGGAACATTTACACAGGATGAACTGTTGAGTGTATCCACAGATCATGGAATATGCAACTTCACACAGATGGAAATTTAAGTATTATCAGCATGCAAATGATAGCCATGTTCAGGCTGATGTACAATGTAAACAAGAAGAGTATATAAACGCTAAATAAAAGTGGCCCCAGAACTGACCCCTGTGGGATGCCATGATAGTTACACTGCATCCTATTCATTTTAACAAACTGGTGTCAACTCAGAAGACTGAGTAACCAAAGCTCTGAATTGGACTGGATTAATAAAATATCTGTCTAATTTTCCAACGGATGCCACAGACTGAAAGATGAATGTCCGGATATTCAGATCAACATTGTACCACAGAAGAGGCTCATAAAATAATAACGTTACACTGCACAGCTGTGCCCAGAGTGAGGGGTCTGTGTGAGTAAACCCtcttttctaaaaataaaacaaaaatcctgACCTTGATGAGACACTCGTCGTCATGGGAGGTCAGCAGAACGTTCTCCGGCTTAAGGTCCCGGTGGATAATGCCATTATCATGCAGGTactacagaaaaataaatgtacactttcatacaaacacaaataaattaattacatGCCAATGAACTGAAACGTAAACATGAAGAACCTTCTACTTTTCAAGCAGGCCTGGTCCGAGTAACTCGAACACAAGTGTTCGTGCTTGGTTCTCTACTTAGTTTTCGAGGGCTTTGCTGTTCTGCAGGGATGAAGCGATCGCAGGTTTGGCGACCCTGTTCTCGAGGCACCCGTCCTCGAGGCACGGTATCACCAGCTGAGCCGGGTACCTGCAGAGCTGCTTCCAGGGTGGTCCCGCTCACCTTCAGACAGTCCAATCTCTGTAGCTCGGCTAACTTAAATGCTTCTTCTAATTCTAGCATCTACATGACTCCTGAAAGCTGTATCTGAACTAGTGGGCCACAATCCAGTCACTGGCTCAaccccatttcacccctctcccctaccacttagccctacccctccgtttctCCGAGAGTTATGccataaaaagaaaaaccggcaaggCGGCTGAACAAGAGAGCAGGGGAATCCAcagatgtgagaattttcttcATTAcaaaattacgataaccactgtattaacTTAGTTTAATGGTTTTTCGGTGTATTATCGCCATGATCTTCATAACAATCAACGTCTCGGTaactaaatttcccgttcctgaaatggtgcagcagttacattctggcacctcaggcatcagagctgctgcaccgtttaaggtggaaccggaaaattttaacaagaatctggagaatatctgactttagcttcatatcactgaagaattaggggggggggtgataataaataactgcccccctctttgatccctaaatgtaactaaagcccagcagtgaggagctgagctttcccctcctctgctgtccctgcagacgggcagggtcgcctatagagcggcgctagtagctgttaatgaattGCTCTTATCGGTATAGTGTTGGGTGCCCAGGCaaggactgaaccccagtcaacagtgtagaaggcaggggtgttacccactacaccaccacCCAATACCAGTATAATTCACTCTCACAGTCACTACAGCTgactcatttacatgtatccacCAATTCAGCCTataacagtttagctccacccatctgAAGATCTAGGGAGGGTTTCAGTTTTGGTAGCCAACCAGAACAGAGCttgtttacatatcagtctCAAAGACGCAGTAATTCTAAGGGTCAAGGTGAGTTTGAAAAATGGTcggggaaaaatgaatgacgtAAAACCAAAGAAATGTTCCAAGTGGACcaaaagggggaaaaagaaaatacaagacaaatgtGGGAAAAGGTTTCACTCACTTCCACGGCTTTAAGCATCTGATAGAAATACAGCTTCGCGAtgtcttctttcagctgcttctcCGTTTTGATCCTGCTGAACAGCTCTCCACCctccacactgagagagagacggaggggagaagagaaatgggagacacacagagaaaaatCAATGAACCAAcgggatgaatgaatgaatgaatgactgaatgaattcACACCGGCTTGCACGTAATCCAGGCTTTTCCACATAATCTCCTCCAGGCTTTTCCAACGCTCTGCTCACTCAATAAATGCAGACTTCAGACCTCCTCTGACATCGACCTCAGCACAGAAACCGAGCactgggagcttcatggcagggtttccatggccgagcagctgcacgcAAGCCTTACGTCAcaaagcacaatgccaagcgtcggatGGAGTGATGttaagcgccgccactggactctggagcagtggataGTGTGATGAATTAGAcgtctctatctgtcagtctgagaGTCGAGTCTAGGTCTGGTGAacgccaggagaacgttacctgcctgactgcactgtgccagctgtaaagtttggtggaggagggataatgatacggggatgtttttcagggcttggtctagaacccttagttccagtgaaggggaaTCTTAACGCTTCaacagaccaagacattttggacaattgtacgcttccaactttgtgggaacagtttggggaagaaccttttctgttccagagtgcctgtatatataaaaccccatttctaaaaagttatgtaaatgaaaacaaattgcaattatatgcaaatcatttaagctCTAAcggaaaatagtacaaagataacgtcaaatgctgaaactgaaaattgcatcactgcattttgtttgcatttacatcTTGCACAGCgtcacttttttggaaacggggTTGTACATATGCTATAATATACACATGCATCACAAAACCTTGTGCTTCGCATTTCATGTTAATGTTTGCTCACTTTTTACAGTAACTGTAAATGAATACAGATACCTGTCTTTTCCATATCCTGATTACATTGTGCCATTAAATGTTTCCAGCCCTGATTATTTACTCTACTCACTATTCTAAAACGATGTAATAGGACTCGTCCGTCTGATAGAAGTCCTCTGTCTTGATCAAACAGGgctgcagaaaagaaaaagtacatttaaaaatacttatttccattttcaacctattttaaagcaatatttAACCACAACAGGCAAGAACGAAACACGGAAAACGACTTACATGATCTATTTTCTTTAGAATCTCAATTTCTCGCTCAGCATTTCGTGTCGCGGTctggagaaagaaagcaagaaaaaaacaatatgacTAAACGTTGTGCTGTTTAATTCATTAGCATTCAGAATTTCTTTGAATTGCTCATAAAGAAAATGTCGTCTTACTCCAATAGAGGGGAAATCGttcttatttattgtttttaatgcaacTTTTTTGCACGTCTCCCTCTCGATGGCCAGTCTGACCTCCCCACAGACGCCCCTGTGAACAGAGCACAGCAGTGAAACAGGGTTTTCTTTGCAAGGCCAACACAATATACGgccagaagtatgtggacacctgaccatcacacctatatgagcttacTGGActtcccattccaaaaccatgggcattaatatgggtCCATTTTTGTGCCTCCAACAGcctcagctcttctgggaagagtTGGCTTCAGTCCTCAGCTAACTCTGAGTTTGCGTGGCCTATGAACTCGTAGCTGAACTGTTGTTGATCCTCAACGCttccatttcataataatagcacttacagttgtccagggcagatctagcaggacagaactttcacaaactgacttgtggcaatgtggcacgtttaaagtcactgagctcattagTACGACCCATTTCACTGCCAGTGCCTTCTGGCAATAAAAGAAACTCTCTATATTTTTCTGAACTGGTTTAAAAGAGCACGTCGTTTTTTGGAGGGGCCATCATTTGGACAGTCTTTAAAAATGCAGCAAGACTAACTTCTAAATGAACGAAAACTTaagcaagcaaataaataaacaaaatactaAGAACTAAAATTCTACTTTAATCAGTTTCCACTATTTGACAATCTCATTAGTATTTATAGTGATCtttattgattatttttctATTCACGATTTTGTTTATGTACAAAGTTTATGTACATTAAAGCACATTCATACAGAATACAGTGTGTACATACAGACAAATCAAGTTCATATCCTTtctttgaaaacattttaaaataaataaataaataaatataataatggtTAGTTTTTCACAAAATAGGATCATGTTTGTTTTGTACAGCAGAGGGCGCTATTTGAGGTGCGAGAAAGGTCTTATATGTTCTACATCTTCCCTTCATCCGTCCGTACTGAGGAAATATATTGATGAAATGTATCCAGTCATTAATAAAAGGTTTGCAGTAACCATCCATTTAGAAACTATTAGACTAAATTAGAGTCATTGTAACTAAGGCCCAGGCTGTTAGTTTAGGCCTAATGCTTAGTTTAAGTTAGGCCTAATGCTTCTAGGCGAGAGCTGCTTAGAAGGCCTTAAGTGATAAGCAGAGACCTGCATGTAAGAAATACTGcctgttcattaaaaacaagcGAGCTTTTGGTGAGGAGACAGATAAGCAGCGGGCAGGGATGGGTCAGAACTCTTAAAGAATTAAGAAGATGCCCATCTCGGAGTTGAGAAAGCCATTATGGAAAGTCGTAAAAATGATCCTTGTCAGACGAAAAAGGAAATTTAACACAGCAAATATAATGACAGCCAATGGGAACCCTAGGATggtcagagaggaggagtgaagacAGCGGCCCGGGGAGGAGCACTGACCATATtcgaaaaataataataattataaaaactGATGTAATGTGTTGAATCTGCGTTTTTGGCGATGCGGATGCCGACTTGTCACCTGCAACTCAATAAAAGCTGTTTTCTTCGGTAAATCGGTAAAACTTCGCAAGAACGTTCTTAATCTTTTGATTtagcaaagtttttttttatattagaaaacagattaaattcaaattagaatattaattaaaaagtgAATGAGTTGTAACATAATACTACGTCGGAGACCCAGGGTGGAGGCTGGACTGCTCTGGACCCGGACAGTACGTTAGTATTCGACACACTGACCGGTACTTTaagtatttcagtatttatgGAAGTCAATAATGTGATCTGAACAGGTGCGCACTTACGAGCCGATCCTCCTCGTAACGTGGTACTTTTCCCTGAACTCCTTGGGGAAATTCGGCTGATCGTCCTCAGTCATAtcaacaaacataaaaactggtggagaaggaaaaaaaggaaacagaaggAGAATAAAACACACGgctaaaaaggaaaagagaaaacaccTTAAAGGCTCTGTCTGTGGCACTATATACAAAGACAGTGTTTCTCAATCCTACTCCTGGAGGTTTAGTCATTTCCGTGCTTCAGCACACAGTCTAAAGCAGAAAGGGGCTGCTAATGAGCTGCTTAGTGGGGTCAGTGGGTTTCCAGGACCAAGGCTGGGAAACACTGGCTCAGCAGAAACAACTGTAGCACATAAAGTTGGGCTTTGTTAGCGTATCTGCCACTGTCAACAGTGCGTCAGCCTTCGTTATTAGAGCATCG
This sequence is a window from Pygocentrus nattereri isolate fPygNat1 chromosome 20, fPygNat1.pri, whole genome shotgun sequence. Protein-coding genes within it:
- the chek2 gene encoding serine/threonine-protein kinase Chk2, with the translated sequence MSEEAGPSGQSQSQSQSQTQSQPGSSSSSGPTSASQSSSGSGTLSSVDTVPVADLSSIPEEPEEPEAKYWGRMVPLIRGFTVHNCIEHHYYFGRDSRCDYAFNDPIILQSPRYKTYSKRHFRIFRDGKLVYLEDLSGNGTWVDDTEVGKGKKIPLNNNSVVSLADPKHKVFMFVDMTEDDQPNFPKEFREKYHVTRRIGSGVCGEVRLAIERETCKKVALKTINKNDFPSIGTATRNAEREIEILKKIDHPCLIKTEDFYQTDESYYIVLEYVEGGELFSRIKTEKQLKEDIAKLYFYQMLKAVEYLHDNGIIHRDLKPENVLLTSHDDECLIKITDFNQSKILEESSLMKTLCGTPTYLAPEVFTAASTGGYTRAVDSWSLGVLLFICLGGYPPFNPESSAMPVRDQIMSGHYCFIRSQWQFVSSNAKDLVKKLLVVDPAKRLSISEALEHPWLKDEKMRETAHRLMYSGQPTETTGTSQPTQASTRAAERPVRTQPARASKRKAEEPAEEAEPKRRPGPDTAP